One window from the genome of Hyperolius riggenbachi isolate aHypRig1 chromosome 6, aHypRig1.pri, whole genome shotgun sequence encodes:
- the SMIM45 gene encoding small integral membrane protein 45: protein MSQFLDWFVPCYLVLSILILVGFGACIYYFEPGLKEAHKWRTQRPLEDRDFRKTLLMRDNLAYSLPDV, encoded by the coding sequence ATGTCCCAATTTTTAGACTGGTTTGTTCCTTGCTACCTAGTTCTTTCCATTCTTATACTGGTTGGGTTTGGAGCTTGCATCTACTACTTTGAACCAGGTTTAAAAGAGGCTCATAAATGGAGAACCCAGAGACCCTTAGAGGACAGAGATTTCCGAAAGACTCTGCTCATGCGCGATAATTTAGCCTACAGTCTTCCTGACGTTTAG